A genomic stretch from Bacterioplanes sanyensis includes:
- the nusA gene encoding transcription termination factor NusA has translation MSKEILLVAEAVSNEKGVSKEIIFEAIESALAAAAKKRYEDENATIRVDIDRKTGDYETFRSWLVVSNDVVPGLGDELTLEEAHEIDTNLAPGDTYETQIENPEFGRIAAQAAKQIIVQKVREAERAQVVDQYQHRVGELLGGTVKKVTRDNVIVDLGNNAEGLLPKEELIGREIMRMGDRVRAILFDVRPENRGPQLMLSRGRPAMLIELFRIEVPEIAEEVIEIKGAARDPGSRAKIAVKTSDKRIDPVGACVGMRGARVQAVTNELGGNERIDIVLWDDNPAQLVINAMAPAEVASIVMDEETNTMDVAVVEENLAQAIGRGGQNVRLASELTGWEINVMTEAEAEEKQSAEASGFIDGFIKNLDIDEDFATLLVEEGFTTLEEIAYVPMEELLSIEELDEEVATELRDRAKDVLLTQAIASEEQLEEAQPADDLLEMDGMDKHLALVLASKGICTMEDLAEQSVDDLLDIQDMTDEKAAELIMTARKPWFEGSQ, from the coding sequence ATGAGCAAAGAAATTCTCCTGGTCGCAGAAGCGGTATCCAACGAAAAAGGCGTCTCCAAAGAAATTATCTTTGAAGCCATCGAATCAGCCTTGGCCGCGGCAGCGAAAAAACGTTACGAAGATGAAAATGCGACCATTCGCGTGGACATTGACCGTAAGACCGGTGATTACGAAACCTTCCGCAGTTGGCTGGTGGTCAGCAACGATGTGGTACCAGGTTTGGGTGACGAGTTGACGCTTGAAGAAGCGCACGAAATCGACACCAATTTAGCGCCCGGCGATACCTACGAAACTCAGATTGAAAACCCTGAGTTTGGTCGTATCGCTGCCCAGGCGGCGAAACAGATTATTGTACAAAAAGTACGTGAAGCAGAGCGTGCGCAGGTGGTGGATCAATACCAGCACCGTGTGGGCGAACTGCTGGGCGGTACTGTCAAAAAAGTTACACGCGACAATGTCATCGTGGACTTGGGTAATAACGCCGAAGGCCTGTTACCAAAAGAAGAATTGATCGGCCGCGAAATTATGCGCATGGGCGATCGTGTGCGCGCCATTTTGTTTGATGTGCGCCCAGAAAATCGTGGCCCGCAGTTGATGTTGAGTCGTGGTCGTCCGGCCATGCTGATCGAACTGTTCCGCATTGAAGTGCCTGAGATTGCTGAAGAAGTGATCGAAATTAAAGGCGCGGCACGTGACCCAGGTTCACGCGCCAAAATTGCAGTAAAAACCAGTGACAAACGCATCGACCCCGTGGGTGCTTGTGTCGGTATGCGCGGTGCGCGTGTGCAGGCGGTCACTAATGAGCTGGGTGGTAATGAGCGCATTGATATCGTGTTGTGGGATGACAACCCAGCACAGTTGGTCATTAACGCCATGGCCCCAGCGGAAGTAGCGTCCATCGTAATGGACGAAGAAACCAACACCATGGACGTTGCCGTGGTGGAGGAAAACCTAGCCCAAGCGATTGGCCGAGGCGGACAAAACGTTCGTCTGGCGTCAGAGCTGACCGGCTGGGAAATTAATGTCATGACCGAAGCAGAAGCGGAAGAAAAGCAAAGTGCTGAGGCCTCCGGCTTCATCGATGGTTTTATTAAAAACCTCGATATTGATGAAGATTTTGCCACCTTGCTGGTGGAAGAAGGCTTTACCACGTTGGAAGAAATTGCCTACGTGCCGATGGAAGAACTGCTGTCGATTGAGGAGCTGGATGAAGAAGTTGCCACCGAGTTACGTGACCGTGCCAAAGACGTGTTGCTGACCCAGGCGATTGCTTCCGAAGAACAGCTTGAAGAGGCTCAACCGGCTGACGATCTGCTGGAAATGGACGGCATGGACAAACACCTAGCACTGGTTCTGGCCAGCAAAGGTATTTGCACCATGGAAGACCTGGCAGAGCAATCGGTGGATGACCTGCTCGATATTCAAGACATGACAGACGAGAAAGCGGCCGAGTTGATTATGACGGCCCGTAAGCCCTGGTTTGAGGGTTCTCAGTAA
- the secG gene encoding preprotein translocase subunit SecG has product MEQIILIVHILLAVGIIGFVMMQQGKGADAGASFGGGASQTVFGSQGSATFLSRSTAILATAFFATSLALAVYAKHRATSASDLGIPSQEALKTLEQSGEGMAKSAPSDAPELDASVADEPVIEE; this is encoded by the coding sequence ATGGAACAAATCATCTTAATCGTTCACATCCTGTTGGCCGTGGGCATCATTGGTTTCGTCATGATGCAGCAAGGCAAGGGTGCGGATGCTGGCGCCTCGTTTGGCGGTGGTGCATCGCAAACCGTATTTGGTAGCCAGGGTAGCGCTACTTTCTTGAGCCGTAGCACGGCGATTCTGGCGACGGCGTTTTTTGCCACCAGTTTGGCGTTGGCGGTATATGCCAAGCACCGTGCGACTTCGGCGTCTGATTTGGGCATTCCAAGTCAGGAAGCGTTAAAAACACTTGAGCAAAGCGGCGAAGGTATGGCAAAATCCGCGCCCTCTGATGCTCCTGAGCTGGACGCTTCTGTTGCAGATGAACCTGTAATCGAAGAATAA
- the tpiA gene encoding triose-phosphate isomerase: MRRRLIAGNWKMNGSAASARALLQRLAEFADDSKDVVVFPPMPYLSLAIDGNASSRVGTGAQNCAAYEQGAYTGEVSASMIADLGARHVLVGHSERRALFAENDATVLAKVQQALAAKLTVYVCVGETLAQRRQDQQQTVVAEQLQALIAELPASAWSSIVVAYEPVWAIGTGETATPEQAQAMHAFIRSQLQQVSPDVAEQTRILYGGSVKAANAAELFSQPDIDGGLVGGASLDAEEFLAICHS, from the coding sequence ATGCGGCGTCGCCTGATTGCCGGCAACTGGAAAATGAATGGCTCAGCTGCCTCTGCGCGCGCGTTATTGCAACGCCTGGCCGAGTTCGCTGATGACAGTAAAGACGTGGTGGTTTTTCCGCCTATGCCGTATTTGTCCTTAGCCATTGATGGCAATGCTTCCAGCCGGGTGGGAACGGGTGCACAAAATTGCGCCGCATACGAGCAAGGCGCTTACACAGGTGAAGTATCAGCCAGTATGATTGCCGACTTGGGCGCCCGCCATGTGTTGGTCGGACACTCCGAACGTCGAGCCCTGTTTGCTGAAAACGACGCTACTGTGCTGGCAAAGGTGCAGCAAGCACTGGCCGCTAAGCTGACCGTGTATGTCTGCGTTGGTGAAACACTGGCGCAGCGTCGCCAGGATCAACAGCAAACCGTGGTGGCAGAGCAGCTGCAAGCACTGATTGCTGAACTGCCGGCATCTGCTTGGTCATCCATCGTGGTGGCGTATGAGCCCGTGTGGGCCATTGGTACTGGCGAAACCGCCACGCCAGAGCAAGCACAAGCCATGCACGCTTTTATCCGCTCGCAATTGCAGCAGGTGAGTCCTGATGTAGCTGAGCAGACTCGCATTCTGTACGGTGGCAGCGTGAAAGCCGCCAATGCCGCAGAATTATTCAGCCAGCCTGACATTGATGGTGGGCTGGTGGGTGGCGCCTCATTGGACGCCGAAGAATTTTTGGCCATCTGTCATTCATAG
- the folP gene encoding dihydropteroate synthase — protein sequence MQSNNPCDWLQASAVQVMGIVNVTPDSFSDGGRFHQRDAALRHAQQMLSDGAAIIDVGGESTRPGAEPVSVQQELDRVVPVIEVLLQETAAIVSVDTSTPEVIHEAARLGAHLINDVRALQREGALQAAADTDMAICLMHMQGEPQTMQQSPNYACVVTEVADFLCERVVACESAGISRDRMLLDPGFGFGKTTRHNYELLQRLDELQQTVQLPLLTGLSRKRMIGAVTGQAVADQRVVGSAAGALLCAMKGARVLRVHDVRATVDALAVWQASEQPAQYDD from the coding sequence ATGCAATCAAATAACCCTTGTGACTGGCTGCAGGCGTCTGCTGTCCAGGTGATGGGTATTGTTAATGTGACCCCGGATTCTTTTTCAGATGGCGGGCGTTTTCATCAGCGTGATGCGGCCTTGCGCCATGCGCAGCAAATGCTCAGCGATGGTGCTGCCATTATTGATGTAGGCGGTGAATCGACGCGCCCAGGCGCAGAACCGGTTTCTGTGCAGCAGGAGCTTGATCGGGTAGTGCCCGTGATTGAGGTTCTGCTGCAAGAAACGGCGGCCATTGTGTCGGTCGATACCAGTACGCCTGAGGTGATCCACGAGGCGGCTCGCTTGGGCGCGCATCTGATCAACGATGTGCGGGCCTTGCAGCGTGAAGGGGCATTGCAGGCCGCTGCTGATACCGATATGGCCATTTGCCTGATGCACATGCAAGGCGAACCACAAACCATGCAGCAGTCGCCCAATTACGCTTGTGTTGTGACTGAGGTGGCGGATTTCTTGTGTGAGCGCGTTGTCGCCTGTGAATCAGCGGGCATCTCGCGCGATCGTATGTTGCTCGACCCAGGTTTTGGCTTCGGAAAAACCACGCGTCACAACTACGAGCTGCTACAACGTTTAGATGAATTACAGCAGACCGTGCAGCTGCCATTGCTGACTGGCTTGTCGCGCAAGCGCATGATTGGCGCAGTCACTGGCCAAGCGGTGGCTGATCAGCGCGTGGTCGGCAGTGCGGCGGGTGCTTTGTTGTGCGCAATGAAAGGGGCTCGTGTGCTGCGAGTGCACGATGTACGCGCCACGGTTGATGCGTTGGCGGTTTGGCAGGCCAGCGAGCAGCCTGCGCAATACGATGATTAA
- the rbfA gene encoding 30S ribosome-binding factor RbfA: MPKDYSRTSRLGEQIQRELAQMIQFEMKDPRLGMVTLNQVKVAKDLGYADIYFTVMGAKGETDADIRRQTTAILNDAAGYLRSELARILTTRVTPMLRFHYDETLDRGHHLTGLIRQARQQDDARHQDDSDED, translated from the coding sequence ATGCCAAAAGATTACAGCCGTACCTCGCGTTTGGGTGAACAGATCCAGCGTGAACTGGCACAAATGATTCAGTTTGAGATGAAAGACCCACGCCTGGGCATGGTGACCCTGAACCAGGTGAAAGTGGCCAAAGACCTTGGTTACGCCGACATCTATTTCACCGTGATGGGCGCCAAAGGCGAAACCGATGCCGACATTCGCCGCCAAACCACCGCAATTTTGAACGATGCGGCGGGCTACTTACGCTCTGAGTTGGCGCGTATTTTGACTACCCGCGTAACGCCAATGCTGCGTTTTCATTACGACGAAACCTTGGATCGTGGCCACCATCTGACCGGTTTGATTCGTCAGGCGCGTCAGCAAGATGACGCTCGTCACCAAGACGACAGCGACGAGGATTAA
- the rimP gene encoding ribosome maturation factor RimP yields the protein MAKHTQLTEMLAPVVESMGFVFWGLEYLVQGKHTVLCVYIDHADGITVDHCANVSRQLSSVLDVEDPISQDYTLEVSSPGMDRPLFTLEQFQAYANHIIDVRLRMPFDGRRKFKGQLIGTEQEDVVLFVDGHEYLLPIELIDKARVVPQFKD from the coding sequence TTGGCAAAACACACACAGTTAACAGAGATGTTGGCACCCGTGGTCGAGTCTATGGGCTTCGTTTTCTGGGGGCTGGAGTATTTAGTGCAGGGCAAACACACCGTATTGTGTGTCTACATTGATCATGCCGATGGCATTACGGTGGATCACTGCGCTAATGTGAGCCGACAGCTCAGCAGTGTGCTGGACGTAGAAGACCCGATCTCCCAGGACTACACCCTTGAGGTGTCCTCGCCTGGCATGGATCGCCCTCTGTTTACCCTCGAGCAGTTTCAGGCATACGCCAACCACATCATTGATGTGCGCCTGCGTATGCCGTTCGACGGTCGTCGTAAATTCAAGGGCCAATTGATTGGTACGGAGCAAGAAGATGTCGTGCTGTTTGTCGATGGGCATGAATATTTATTGCCTATTGAACTGATCGATAAGGCGCGAGTGGTTCCACAGTTTAAGGACTAA
- the ftsH gene encoding ATP-dependent zinc metalloprotease FtsH, with protein MAKNFILWAVIAAVLMMVFNNFQNVGQGAQYSYSEFITAVESGQVEKVTISGQTIKGISSSGEAFETILPVYDDKLMDTLLENRVQVIGEKPEKQGFLSQLLLASLPILIIIAVFMLFMRQMQGGSGGRGGPMAFGKSKAKLLSEDQIKTTFEDVAGCDEAKEDVKELVEFLRDPGKYQRLGGKIPRGVLMVGQPGTGKTLLAKAIAGEAKVPYFSISGSDFVEMFVGVGASRVRDMFDQAKKQAPCIIFIDEIDAVGRSRGVGIGGGNDEREQTLNQLLVEMDGFEVNDGIIVIAATNRPDVLDPALLRPGRFDRQVTVGLPDIRGREQILKVHMRKVPVADDVKPSLIARGTPGFSGADLANLVNEASLFAARANKNLVTMEEFEQAKDKILMGAERKTMVMSEKEKTNTAYHEAGHAIVGRLVPEHDPVYKVSIIPRGRALGVTMFLPEEDRNSISKRGIESNICSLYGGRIAEEMTLGKDGVTTGASNDIERATKYARNYVTKWGLSEKLGPQLYSEEEQQSYLGSAGGGQMSHLSDDTARLIDAEVKELLDGCYQRAYQILEDNRDKLELMKDALMEFETIDADQIDDIMEGRKPRPPKAWNGDDSSGPAAPAEESQDMAQDDDDGIVGDPAGEQR; from the coding sequence ATGGCCAAAAATTTCATTCTGTGGGCAGTGATTGCTGCTGTCCTGATGATGGTGTTCAACAATTTTCAGAACGTTGGGCAGGGAGCGCAATACTCCTACTCAGAGTTCATCACAGCGGTAGAAAGTGGCCAGGTTGAAAAGGTCACCATTTCTGGCCAAACCATCAAAGGCATCAGCTCCAGTGGCGAAGCATTTGAAACCATATTGCCTGTGTACGACGACAAACTGATGGACACACTGCTGGAAAATCGCGTGCAGGTTATTGGTGAAAAGCCTGAAAAGCAGGGTTTCTTGTCACAGTTGCTGCTGGCCTCACTGCCGATCCTGATCATCATTGCCGTGTTCATGCTGTTTATGCGTCAAATGCAGGGCGGCAGCGGTGGTCGTGGCGGCCCTATGGCATTTGGTAAAAGCAAAGCCAAGCTGTTGAGCGAAGATCAGATCAAAACCACTTTCGAAGACGTCGCTGGCTGTGATGAAGCCAAAGAGGACGTGAAGGAATTGGTGGAGTTTTTACGCGATCCCGGCAAGTACCAGCGCCTGGGCGGTAAAATTCCTCGGGGTGTGCTGATGGTCGGTCAGCCCGGTACCGGTAAAACGCTGCTGGCCAAGGCCATTGCTGGCGAGGCCAAGGTGCCGTATTTCTCCATTTCCGGTTCTGATTTTGTGGAAATGTTTGTTGGTGTTGGTGCATCGCGTGTGCGCGACATGTTTGATCAAGCCAAGAAGCAGGCGCCTTGTATCATCTTTATTGACGAAATTGATGCGGTAGGCCGCTCACGTGGTGTGGGTATCGGCGGCGGTAATGACGAGCGTGAGCAAACGCTGAACCAGTTGCTGGTGGAGATGGACGGCTTCGAAGTCAACGATGGCATCATCGTGATTGCCGCGACCAACCGTCCTGACGTGCTTGACCCAGCGTTGCTGCGCCCAGGCCGCTTTGACCGTCAGGTCACGGTTGGCTTGCCTGATATTCGCGGTCGCGAGCAAATCTTGAAAGTGCATATGCGCAAAGTGCCGGTGGCCGACGACGTCAAGCCATCGCTGATTGCGCGTGGTACCCCGGGTTTCTCCGGTGCCGATTTGGCCAACTTGGTCAACGAAGCTTCGCTGTTTGCCGCACGCGCCAACAAGAATCTGGTCACCATGGAAGAGTTCGAGCAGGCCAAGGACAAGATCCTGATGGGTGCTGAGCGTAAGACCATGGTGATGTCGGAAAAAGAAAAGACCAACACCGCCTATCACGAGGCGGGTCACGCCATTGTTGGGCGCTTGGTGCCGGAGCATGATCCGGTATACAAGGTCTCTATTATCCCGCGCGGCCGTGCACTGGGTGTGACGATGTTCTTACCGGAAGAGGATCGCAACTCGATCAGTAAGCGTGGCATCGAGAGCAATATCTGTTCCTTGTATGGCGGTCGTATCGCGGAAGAAATGACGCTGGGCAAAGACGGTGTCACCACTGGCGCGTCTAACGACATTGAACGTGCTACCAAATACGCTCGCAACTACGTGACCAAATGGGGCTTGTCGGAGAAACTCGGCCCGCAGCTGTATTCAGAAGAAGAACAGCAAAGCTACTTGGGCTCCGCCGGCGGTGGGCAGATGTCGCACTTGTCGGATGATACGGCGCGCTTGATCGATGCGGAAGTGAAAGAGCTGTTGGATGGTTGTTATCAGCGTGCTTACCAAATTCTGGAAGACAATCGCGATAAGCTGGAGCTGATGAAGGACGCCTTGATGGAGTTCGAAACCATCGACGCAGATCAGATCGATGACATCATGGAAGGCCGTAAGCCTCGCCCACCTAAGGCTTGGAATGGCGATGACTCCTCAGGGCCAGCAGCGCCAGCGGAGGAAAGCCAAGATATGGCTCAGGACGATGACGACGGCATTGTCGGTGACCCAGCCGGCGAGCAACGCTAA
- the glmM gene encoding phosphoglucosamine mutase, producing the protein MARRYFGTDGIRGHVGEGPITPEFVMKLGWAAGKVFAQQGKSRILIGKDTRISGYMFESALEAGLSAAGVDIGLLGPIPTPGIAYLTRTFRAQAGIVISASHNPFYDNGIKFFSADGQKLPDETELAIEQWLDQDMTCVASDQLGKAQRIDDAAGRYIEFCKGTAHALNLRGMKLVLDCAHGATYQIAPAVFRELGADVIAIGNQPDGLNINASVGSTAPEALRARVLAEQADLGIAFDGDGDRVMMVDHQGQLIDGDQLLFIVASHAHQQQRLNGGVVGTLMSNLGLELALREQGIEFRRAKVGDRYVMQMLAEHGWRFGGESSGHLLCLDANSTGDGIVSALQVLVALRETDTTLHDWQQKMSKMPQCMINVKRSRDVDLDNHPDIQRAITEVESKLADRGRVLLRPSGTEPVVRVMIEGEDAAQVEALTAQLAQAVERALN; encoded by the coding sequence ATGGCTAGACGCTATTTTGGTACCGACGGGATCCGCGGTCATGTAGGAGAGGGGCCAATCACCCCCGAGTTTGTGATGAAGCTGGGCTGGGCTGCGGGCAAGGTGTTTGCGCAGCAAGGCAAGAGCCGCATTTTGATCGGCAAAGACACGCGCATCTCCGGCTACATGTTTGAATCAGCACTTGAGGCCGGGTTGTCGGCTGCGGGTGTTGATATTGGTTTGCTGGGTCCGATTCCAACGCCGGGCATTGCGTATCTAACGCGCACGTTTCGCGCCCAAGCGGGCATTGTCATCAGCGCCTCACACAACCCGTTTTATGACAATGGCATCAAGTTCTTTTCTGCTGATGGGCAAAAATTACCCGATGAGACCGAGCTGGCGATTGAGCAGTGGCTCGACCAAGACATGACTTGCGTTGCCTCCGATCAGTTAGGCAAAGCTCAGCGCATTGATGACGCGGCAGGGCGTTACATTGAGTTTTGTAAAGGCACGGCCCATGCGCTGAATTTACGCGGTATGAAGCTGGTACTGGATTGCGCCCACGGCGCGACTTACCAAATTGCGCCGGCGGTATTTCGTGAGCTCGGCGCCGATGTCATCGCTATTGGTAATCAACCGGATGGTCTGAACATCAACGCCAGCGTCGGCTCAACGGCGCCGGAAGCACTGCGAGCACGGGTGTTGGCCGAGCAGGCTGATCTCGGCATTGCCTTTGATGGCGATGGTGATCGGGTGATGATGGTGGACCATCAAGGACAACTGATCGACGGCGATCAACTGCTGTTTATCGTGGCCAGTCATGCCCATCAGCAACAGCGCCTAAATGGTGGTGTGGTCGGAACTTTGATGAGTAATCTTGGGCTTGAGCTGGCCTTGCGTGAGCAAGGCATCGAGTTCCGCCGCGCCAAGGTGGGAGATCGTTACGTGATGCAGATGCTGGCCGAGCATGGCTGGCGCTTTGGTGGCGAATCGTCTGGTCACTTGCTGTGTCTGGACGCCAACAGCACTGGCGATGGCATAGTGTCGGCGCTACAGGTATTGGTAGCGCTGCGTGAGACCGATACCACGCTGCACGACTGGCAACAGAAAATGAGCAAAATGCCGCAGTGCATGATCAACGTGAAACGCAGTCGCGACGTGGATCTGGACAATCACCCAGACATCCAGCGAGCGATCACGGAAGTTGAGTCCAAGCTGGCTGATCGTGGGCGGGTATTGCTGCGACCATCCGGCACAGAACCCGTTGTGCGAGTGATGATTGAAGGCGAAGATGCGGCCCAAGTCGAGGCGCTGACAGCGCAGTTGGCGCAAGCGGTAGAGCGTGCGCTGAACTGA
- the infB gene encoding translation initiation factor IF-2 yields the protein MADVTVKELADVVKISVDRLLSQMKEAGLPQTAAEQTVSDEQKQTLLSFLKKSHGESAEAPKKITLKRKATTTLKTGQGGKKAVTIEVRKKRTYVKREEVDNSAEKARLEEEARLAAEREAAAKAAAEKVAAEKAAAEKAAADKAAKPAAPSADKPKAVASKKEPAKKPAEEDVAQKRAEAEVAAKRQEEGAGRKKGKTDKKRERDDDSRFMDRDNSGNRGNRKAKVKLKGGNRRASKQANEHAFTKPTAPVTKDIELPEAITVGDLAQKMAVKAGEVIKELMKMGVMATINQTLDQDTATLVVEEMGHKVSKLISDNALEEAVTDSVSYDGEETTRAPVVTVMGHVDHGKTSLLDYIRKSRVVSGEAGGITQHIGAYHVDTDHGMVSFLDTPGHAAFTSMRARGAQSTDVVILVVAADDGVMPQTEEAVQHAKAAGVPIVVAVNKMDKETADPDRVKNELSARDVIPEDWGGDVPFIPVSAHTGQGINELLEAVLLQAELLELKAHFDGPAQGVVVESRLDKGRGPVATLLVQNGMLNKGDIVLAGTCYGRARALLDENGKQTEGAGPSIPVEILGLNGTPDAGDNFMVVESEKKAREVAEFRETKLKEQVQQRQQAAKLDALFNNMAEGEVSSLNVVLKADVRGSLEAIIASLQKLATDEVKVNVVSSGVGGITETDTTLAVASGAVVFGFNVRADNAAKKVVEANDVDMRYYSVIYDLIDDVKQAMAGLLAPELREEIVGVAEVRDVFKSPKFGQIAGCMVIDGTVYRNKKIRVLRENVVVYEGELESLRRFKDDVQDVRQGIECGIGVKNYQDVRPGDQIEVFDVREVARTL from the coding sequence ATGGCAGATGTAACAGTTAAAGAACTCGCCGACGTGGTCAAAATTAGTGTTGATCGTTTGCTGTCGCAGATGAAAGAGGCGGGTTTGCCTCAAACAGCTGCGGAACAAACAGTATCCGATGAACAAAAACAAACGCTGTTGAGCTTTTTGAAAAAAAGCCACGGCGAATCGGCGGAAGCGCCGAAAAAAATTACCTTAAAGCGTAAAGCAACCACCACGCTGAAAACCGGTCAGGGCGGTAAAAAAGCCGTGACCATCGAAGTGCGCAAAAAGCGCACTTACGTGAAGCGCGAAGAAGTGGATAACAGCGCTGAAAAAGCACGCTTGGAAGAAGAAGCGCGCTTAGCGGCGGAACGTGAAGCTGCAGCAAAAGCTGCGGCAGAAAAAGTCGCAGCGGAAAAGGCTGCAGCAGAAAAAGCGGCGGCGGATAAAGCGGCAAAACCGGCTGCGCCTAGTGCGGATAAACCGAAAGCCGTGGCCAGCAAAAAAGAACCCGCTAAAAAGCCAGCTGAAGAAGACGTGGCACAAAAACGTGCTGAAGCCGAAGTGGCTGCAAAGCGTCAGGAAGAAGGTGCAGGCCGTAAAAAAGGCAAAACCGATAAAAAGCGCGAGCGTGATGACGACAGCCGCTTTATGGATCGTGACAACAGCGGCAACCGCGGCAACCGCAAAGCCAAGGTTAAGTTGAAAGGTGGCAATCGTCGTGCTTCTAAGCAAGCCAATGAGCATGCTTTCACCAAACCAACAGCGCCAGTGACCAAAGACATCGAGTTGCCAGAAGCGATTACCGTGGGTGATCTGGCACAGAAAATGGCCGTTAAAGCCGGTGAAGTGATCAAAGAGCTGATGAAAATGGGCGTCATGGCGACCATTAACCAGACTCTGGATCAGGACACAGCGACCTTGGTCGTCGAGGAAATGGGCCACAAAGTATCGAAACTGATTTCTGACAACGCGCTGGAAGAAGCGGTGACAGACTCGGTGAGCTATGACGGTGAAGAAACCACACGTGCGCCTGTGGTGACCGTGATGGGTCACGTTGACCATGGTAAAACCTCGCTGCTGGATTACATTCGTAAATCTCGCGTCGTATCTGGCGAAGCCGGTGGTATTACCCAGCACATTGGTGCGTATCACGTTGATACCGACCACGGCATGGTGTCCTTCCTAGATACGCCTGGACACGCCGCATTTACCTCCATGCGTGCTCGCGGTGCGCAGTCGACGGACGTGGTGATTCTGGTAGTGGCCGCCGATGACGGCGTAATGCCACAAACCGAAGAAGCGGTGCAACACGCTAAAGCGGCCGGTGTGCCGATCGTCGTCGCTGTTAACAAAATGGATAAAGAAACCGCCGATCCTGATCGGGTTAAGAACGAGCTGTCAGCTCGTGATGTGATCCCGGAAGATTGGGGGGGTGATGTGCCGTTCATTCCTGTGTCTGCCCATACTGGTCAAGGCATCAACGAACTGCTTGAAGCGGTATTGTTGCAAGCCGAACTGTTGGAGCTAAAAGCACACTTCGATGGCCCTGCACAAGGTGTGGTGGTGGAGTCGCGTCTGGATAAAGGTCGTGGCCCAGTGGCAACCCTGCTGGTTCAAAACGGTATGCTGAATAAAGGCGATATCGTGCTGGCTGGTACTTGTTACGGTCGTGCCCGTGCGTTGCTGGATGAAAACGGCAAGCAAACCGAAGGTGCTGGTCCGTCTATTCCAGTTGAGATTCTCGGCCTGAACGGTACGCCGGATGCGGGTGATAACTTCATGGTGGTGGAAAGCGAGAAGAAAGCCCGCGAAGTGGCTGAGTTCCGCGAAACCAAACTGAAAGAGCAAGTGCAGCAGCGTCAGCAAGCAGCGAAACTGGATGCCCTGTTTAACAACATGGCCGAAGGCGAAGTTTCTAGCCTCAACGTGGTGTTGAAAGCCGACGTTCGCGGCTCCTTGGAAGCCATCATCGCTTCACTGCAGAAGCTGGCGACCGATGAAGTGAAAGTTAACGTGGTATCGTCGGGCGTGGGTGGTATCACCGAAACCGACACCACGTTGGCAGTCGCATCTGGCGCGGTGGTATTTGGCTTTAACGTTCGTGCCGACAACGCTGCGAAGAAAGTGGTGGAAGCTAACGACGTCGATATGCGCTACTACAGCGTGATCTACGACTTGATCGACGACGTGAAGCAAGCCATGGCCGGTCTGCTGGCACCTGAACTGCGCGAAGAAATCGTTGGTGTGGCCGAAGTACGTGACGTGTTTAAGTCGCCGAAGTTTGGTCAGATCGCTGGTTGTATGGTGATCGACGGTACGGTTTACCGTAACAAGAAGATCCGCGTACTGCGTGAAAACGTCGTGGTCTACGAAGGTGAGCTGGAATCCCTGCGTCGCTTCAAAGACGACGTACAGGATGTTCGCCAGGGCATCGAATGTGGTATCGGCGTGAAGAACTATCAAGACGTTCGTCCGGGCGACCAGATCGAAGTGTTTGATGTTCGCGAAGTAGCACGTACGCTGTAA